Proteins from a single region of Rhinolophus sinicus isolate RSC01 linkage group LG13, ASM3656204v1, whole genome shotgun sequence:
- the RBM38 gene encoding RNA-binding protein 38 produces the protein MLLQPAPCAPSAGFPRPPAASGAMHGSQKDTTFTKIFVGGLPYHTTDASLRKYFEGFGDIEEAVVITDRQTGKSRGYGFVTMADRGAAERACKDPNPNIDGRKANVNLAYLGAKPRSLHSGFAIGVQQLHPTLIQRTYGLTPHYIYPQAIVQPSVVIPAAPVPSLSSPYIEYTPASPAYAQYPPATYDQYPYAASPASAASFVGYSYPAAMPPALSAAAPAGTTFVQYQPPQLQPDRMQ, from the exons ATGCTGCTGCAGCCCGCGCCGTGCGCCCCGAGCGCGGGCTTCCCGCGGCCCCCGGCCGCCTCCGGCGCCATGCACGGCTCGCAGAAGGACACCACGTTCACCAAGATCTTCGTGGGCGGCCTGCCCTACCACACCACCGACGCCTCGCTCAGAAAGTACTTCGAGGGCTTCGGGGACATCGAGGAGGCCGTGGTCATCACCGACCGTCAGACGGGCAAGTCCCGCGGCTACGGCTTC GTGACTATGGCCGACCGCGGAGCAGCTGAGAGGGCGTGTAAAGACCCTAACCCCAACATCGACGGCCGCAAAGCTAACGTGAACCTGGCCTATCTAGGCGCCAAGCCGAGAAGCCTCCATTCGG GCTTTGCCATCGGCGTACAGCAGCTGCACCCCACCTTGATCCAGCGGACATATGG GCTGACCCCCCACTACATCTACCCTCAAGCCATCGTCCAGCCCAGCGTGGTGATCCCGGCCGCCCCTGTCCCGTCGCTGTCCTCGCCCTACATTGAGTACACGCCGGCCAGCCCGGCCTATGCGCAGTACCCGCCAGCCACCTACGACCAGTACCCGTACGCCGCCTCACCCGCCTCGGCTGCCAGCTTTGTGGGCTACAGCTACCCGGCTGCCATGCCCCCGGCCCTCTCGGCGGCGGCCCCCGCGGGCACCACCTTCGTGCAGTACCAGCCTCCGCAGCTGCAGCCGGACAGGATGCAGTGA
- the RAE1 gene encoding mRNA export factor RAE1 isoform X1: MSLFGTTSGFGTGGTSMFGSTTTDNHNPMKDIEVTSSPEDSIGCLSFSPPTLPGNFLIAGSWANDVRCWEVQDSGQTIPKAQQVHSAPVLDVCWSDDGSKVFTASCDKTAKMWDLNSNQAIQIAQHDAPVKTIHWIKAPNYSCVMTGSWDKTLKFWDTRSSNPMMVLQLPERCYCADVIYPMAVVATAERGLIVYQLENQPSEFRRIESPLKHQHRCVAIFKDKQNKPTGFALGSIEGRVAIHYINPPNPAKDNFTFKCHRSNGTNTSAPQDIYAVNGIAFHPVHGTLATVGSDGRFSFWDKDARTKLKTSEQLDQPISACCFNHNGNIFAYASSYDWSKGHEFYNPQKKNYIFLRNAAEELKPRNKK; encoded by the exons ATGAGTCTGTTTGGTACAACCTCGGGTTTTGGAACTGGTGGGACCAGCATGTTTGGCAGCACAACCACAGACAACCACAACCCTATGAAG GATATTGAAGTCACATCCTCTCCCGAGGACAGCATTGGTTGTCTATCTTTTAGCCCACCAACCTTGCCAGGGAACTTTCTTATCGCAGGATCGTGGGCTAACGAT GTTCGCTGCTGGGAAGTCCAGGACAGTGGGCAGACGATACCAAAAGCCCAGCAGGTGCACTCTGCGCCTGTGCTAGACGTGTGCTGGAGCGAT gatGGGAGCAAAGTATTTACGGCTTCTTGTGATAAAACTGCCAAAATGTGGGACCTTAACAGTAACCAAGCAATACAAATTGCACAG CATGATGCTCCCGTTAAAACTATACATTGGATCAAAGCACCAAACTACAGCTGTGTGATGACCGGGAGCTGGGATAAGACTTTGAAG ttttgggATACGCGATCATCAAATCCAATGATGGTTTTGCAACTCCCTGAAAGGTGTTACTGTGCTGACGTG ATATATCCTATGGCCGTGGTGGCAACTGCAGAGAGGGGACTGATTGTTTATCAATTAGAGAACCAGCCTTCTGAATTCAGGAGGATAGAATCTCCACTGAAACATCAG CATCGATGCGTagctatttttaaagacaaacagaacAAGCCGACTGGTTTTGCCCTGGGAAGTATCGAGGGGAGAGTCGCTATTCACTACATCAACCCCCCAAATCC TGCCAAGGATAACTTTACCTTTAAATGTCACCGATCTAATGGAACCAATACTTCAGCCCCTCAGGACATCTATGCG GTGAATGGAATCGCATTCCATCCTGTTCACGGTACGCTTGCAACTGTGGGATCTGATGGTAGATTCAGCTTTTGGGACAAAGATGCCAgaacaaaactaaaaacttcaGAACAGTTAGATCAGCCGATATCAGCTTGCTGCTTCAATCACAATGGGAACATATTTGCGTATGCTTCCAGCTACGACTGGTCCAAG gGACATGAATTTTATAAtccccaaaagaaaaattacattttcctgcGTAACGCAGCTGAAGAGCTGAAACCGAGGAATAAGAAGTAA
- the RAE1 gene encoding mRNA export factor RAE1 isoform X2, producing the protein MRWKAGVKMSLFGTTSGFGTGGTSMFGSTTTDNHNPMKDIEVTSSPEDSIGCLSFSPPTLPGNFLIAGSWANDVRCWEVQDSGQTIPKAQQVHSAPVLDVCWSDDGSKVFTASCDKTAKMWDLNSNQAIQIAQHDAPVKTIHWIKAPNYSCVMTGSWDKTLKFWDTRSSNPMMVLQLPERCYCADVIYPMAVVATAERGLIVYQLENQPSEFRRIESPLKHQHRCVAIFKDKQNKPTGFALGSIEGRVAIHYINPPNPAKDNFTFKCHRSNGTNTSAPQDIYAVNGIAFHPVHGTLATVGSDGRFSFWDKDARTKLKTSEQLDQPISACCFNHNGNIFAYASSYDWSKGHEFYNPQKKNYIFLRNAAEELKPRNKK; encoded by the exons ATGCGATGGAAAGCCGG GGTCAAAATGAGTCTGTTTGGTACAACCTCGGGTTTTGGAACTGGTGGGACCAGCATGTTTGGCAGCACAACCACAGACAACCACAACCCTATGAAG GATATTGAAGTCACATCCTCTCCCGAGGACAGCATTGGTTGTCTATCTTTTAGCCCACCAACCTTGCCAGGGAACTTTCTTATCGCAGGATCGTGGGCTAACGAT GTTCGCTGCTGGGAAGTCCAGGACAGTGGGCAGACGATACCAAAAGCCCAGCAGGTGCACTCTGCGCCTGTGCTAGACGTGTGCTGGAGCGAT gatGGGAGCAAAGTATTTACGGCTTCTTGTGATAAAACTGCCAAAATGTGGGACCTTAACAGTAACCAAGCAATACAAATTGCACAG CATGATGCTCCCGTTAAAACTATACATTGGATCAAAGCACCAAACTACAGCTGTGTGATGACCGGGAGCTGGGATAAGACTTTGAAG ttttgggATACGCGATCATCAAATCCAATGATGGTTTTGCAACTCCCTGAAAGGTGTTACTGTGCTGACGTG ATATATCCTATGGCCGTGGTGGCAACTGCAGAGAGGGGACTGATTGTTTATCAATTAGAGAACCAGCCTTCTGAATTCAGGAGGATAGAATCTCCACTGAAACATCAG CATCGATGCGTagctatttttaaagacaaacagaacAAGCCGACTGGTTTTGCCCTGGGAAGTATCGAGGGGAGAGTCGCTATTCACTACATCAACCCCCCAAATCC TGCCAAGGATAACTTTACCTTTAAATGTCACCGATCTAATGGAACCAATACTTCAGCCCCTCAGGACATCTATGCG GTGAATGGAATCGCATTCCATCCTGTTCACGGTACGCTTGCAACTGTGGGATCTGATGGTAGATTCAGCTTTTGGGACAAAGATGCCAgaacaaaactaaaaacttcaGAACAGTTAGATCAGCCGATATCAGCTTGCTGCTTCAATCACAATGGGAACATATTTGCGTATGCTTCCAGCTACGACTGGTCCAAG gGACATGAATTTTATAAtccccaaaagaaaaattacattttcctgcGTAACGCAGCTGAAGAGCTGAAACCGAGGAATAAGAAGTAA